CGCCCAGAATCTGAACCTGCCGTGGCGCACCGGCCAGCCGCTGTACCAGGACACCTACGACACCGACACCGACCAGCTGGGCGAACTCGTGCGCCACATCGGCGCGACGGCCAGCCTGCCGGTCATGCTGGACGGGCGGCCGGTGGGCGTGTTCGCGGTGGCCCTGTTCGGGCAGCGGCGCTGGTCGGTGACCGACCGCACCGTGATGGAGACCGCGACTTTCAACCTGGGGCTGGCCCTCGACCGCGCGCGGGCCATCGGCGAGGTGGCCACCCGCACGGCCGAGCTGGAGCGCAGCAACGCCGAGCTGGAACGCTTCGCCTATGTGGCCTCGCACGACCTCCAGGCCCCGCTGCGGGCCATGACCAGTTTCGCGGACCTGCTCGCGCACCGCTACGGCAAGACGCTCAACGAGCGCGGGCAGCTGTACCTGCAACAGATCTCCGAAAACGGGGTCCACATGAAGCGCCTCGTGGACGACCTCCTGAGTTTCTCGCGCCTGCACACGGGCCGCCTGGACACCGAGGCCTGCGATTTCGGAGCGCTGTTCGACCAGCTGCGCCTGCGCCTGCACGACGAGATCGTGGCGTTGGGCGCGCAGGTCACGCGCGGGCCGCTGCCGGTCGTGCCGGGCCTCGCCGCGCAGCTCGACCAGCTGCTGCAGAACCTCGTGCAAAACGGCCTGAAGTACCACCGTGAAGGCGTGCCCCCCACGGTGGAGGTCAGTGCCCGGCGTGAGGGCCGCGAATGGATCTTCGCCGTGAAGGACAACGGCATCGGCATCGAGCCGCAGCACTTCGAGCGCATCTTCGTGATCTTCCAGCGCCTGCACGGCCGCGAGCAGTACGAGGGCACCGGCATCGGGCTGGCGATCTGCCAGAAGATCGTCGAGGGCCACGGCGGGCGGCTGTGGGTCGAGAGTGCGCCCGGCGAGGGGTCCACGTTCCTGTTCACCCTGCCCGCACAGCAGTGACCGGCCCATGCCCGGCCGACCCCCGCCGGGCATGGACGGGGCGGGGGCTGTACGCCGGGCTCTGAATCGTTCTAGACTCGGCAACGCATCACGAATCCGCCCTGCCTTCTTCCTGCTCCCGTGCAAAGGATGGTCCCTGTCATGACCCAGTCTGCCCCCTCGCCCCGCGTCACCGTCTGGAACGAATTTCGCCACGAACACGAGAACCCCACCGTCCGCGCCATCTACCCCGACGGCATCCACATGGCGATCGCCGAGGGCCTGCGCGCCCAAGGCGTCCAAGAGGTGCGCACCGCCACCCTCGACGAGCCCGAACACGGCCTGACCGACGAGGTGCTGGCCCAGACCGACGTGCTCGTGTGGTGGGGCCACAAGGCGCACGGCGACGTGTCGGACGCGGTCGTCGAGAAGGTCGTGCAGCGCGTGTGGGACGGCATGGGCCTCGTCGTGCTGCACTCGGGGCACTTCAGCAAGGTCTTCAAGCGCCTGATGGGCACCTCCTGCGACCTGAAGTGGCGCGAGGCCAACGACAAGGAGCGCCTGTGGGTCGTGAACCCCGCGCACCCCATCGCGCAGGGCGTGGGCGAATACATCGAGCTGGAGGCCGAGGAGATGTATGGCGAGCACTTCGACATCCCGGCCCCCGACGAACTGATCTTCGTGAGCTGGTTCTCGGGCGGCGAGGTGTTCCGCTCGGGCTGCACCTTCACGCGTGGCAGCGGCAAGATCTTCTACTTCCGCCCCGGCCACGAGACCTACCCCACCTACTTCCACAGCGGCGTGCGGCAGGTCATCGCCAACGGCGCGCGCTGGGCCGCCCCGACCGCCAGCGCCCCGCGCGCCTTCGGCAACCGCCAGCCGCTCGAAACCCTGCCCGAGGACAAGCAGGCCGCCGAGCGCTCGCAGGAAGGCTTCCGTTGAGCGCGCCCGGCACGGGCCTGAACGTGGCCATCGTGGGGGCCGGGGGCATCTCGCAGCGCCACTTCGAGGGCTACGGGCTGGCCGGCGCCAAGGTGGTGGCCTTCGCCGACCCCAGCGCCACCATCCGCGAACTGCGTGAGGCCGAGTGGCAGGCGCGCGGCTACGCCAGCTTCGAGGAACTGCTGGAGCGCGAGGACGTGCAGGCCATCAGCATCTGCACGCCCAACGCCTACCACGCGCCCGCCGCGCTCGCGGCCATCGCGCGCGGCGTCCACGTGCTGTGCGAAAAGCCCCTGTCGCTGGACCTCGCCGCCTGCGACGCCATGATCGACGCGGCGCACGAGGCGGGCGTGGTCCTCCAGACCGGGCACCACCTGCGCTCCAGCCCCCTGGTCGCCACGGCCAAGCGGCTCATCGACGAGGGCCGCATCGGGCGCATCACGTACATGCGGCTGCGGCAGGCCCACGACTGGGGCGGCGCGGCGCAGGTGCGCGGGGCCTTCGGGAGCCTCGCGGCGTCGGGGGGCGGCACGCTGCTCGACAACGGCTGCCACATGATGGACCTCGCGCGCAACTTCGGCGGCGACGTGCAGACTGTCTTCGGCCTGATGGACACCCTGAAGTACGACATTGAGGTCGAGGACACGAGCGTCGTGACCCTGCGCTTCGAGAGCGGCGCCCTGGGCAGCGTGGAGAACGCCTGGACCGCCACCGGCTGGGAGGAGAGCTTCGCGGTGTACGGCACCCTGGGCGCGCTGGAATGCAGCAACCGCCTGGGCAAGGCCAGACTGCGCTTCGCCAACCGCGAGGGCGGCGACACCGGCTGGGCCGACCTCGACGAGTCGTGGTACGAGTTCAACGGCAACGACAGCGGCCACCGCCGGGGCGTGGTCGCCTTCGTGCGCTCGATCGTCGAGGGCACCCCGGTCACCTGCACGGGCGAGGACGGGCGCGAGAGCGTGCGGCTGGTGCTCGCCGCCTACGAGAGTGCCCGCAGCGGCCAGACGGTGCGGCTGAGCCTGGACTGAGGGCAGGATAGTTTGGGGGAAGGAACATCAGCGTTCCTTCCCCCCACTTTTTCCCTGGCCCGATACCGGACCCTCCCCTGCCCTCTTTCAGGAGCCCCCATGTCCCCCCACCCATCCCCCACCCCCCGACCCCTGGCCGACCTCAACGCCCTGAGCGAGGACGCCTTCGCGCGGCACTTCGCCGGGGTGCTGGAACATTCGCCGCACTACGCGCGCGTGGCGGCCCGGCAGCGGCCCTTCGCCGACGCCGAGGCCGCCGCGCGCGCCTTCATGGATGCCGCGTGCTCGGGTACACCCGAGGAACAGCTCGCGCTGATCCGCGCGCACCCGGACCTCGCGGGCAAGGCGGCGCTGGCGGGCGAGCTGACCGCCGAGAGCGCGGGCGAGCAGGCCTCGGCGGGGCTCGACCGCCTGAGCCCAGAGGAATACGCCGAGTTCGGGCGCCTGAACGCGGCCTACCACGAGAAGTTCGGGCTGCCCTACGTGGTATGCGTGCGCGAGAACGACAAAGCCAGCATCTTCGCGGGCGCGCGCCGCCGCCTGGAGCACACGCCCGAGCAAGAACGGGAGGCCGCGCTGCGCGAGATCGGGCGCATCGCGCGGCTGCGGGTGCTGGACCTGATAACATCCCGCGACATGAGCGAAGCCCCCCGCGTGAAGGTCCGGCTCGGCGAGAACAATTACGGCAAGGCCGACGTGCAGCTGTTCAAGGTGTTCCGGGACACGCCGCGCCACGAGGTCCGCGACGTGCGGGTGCGGGTCGCCATGACCGGCGATTTCGGGGCCGCGCACGTGGACGGCGACAACACCGGCCTGCTCGCCACCGACACGGTGCGCAACACCGTCTATGCGCTCGCCAAGACGGGGTTCGCGGGCAGCGTCGAGGAGTTCGGCAAGGAACTCGTGCGGCACTTCGTGGCGGCCGGGCCGCGCGTGCAGGGCGCCTTCGCCGAGTTCACCGAGCACCTGTGGTCGCGCATCGAGGTGGACGGGCAGGGCCACGACCATTCCTTCGTGCGCCAGATGCCCAAGCACACCGCGCGGGTCGAGGGCGACGGCCAGACCTTCAGGGTCACGTCGGGGATCGAGGAACTGTATGTCCTCAAGACGACCCGGAGCGGCTGGGCCGGCTATCTGCTCGACGAGCCCTACACCACCCTGCCCGAAACGACCGACCGCGTCATGGCGACCTTCGTGACCGCGCGCTGGGAGTACGCCGTGGCCGGGTGCGACTACGACGACGTGTGGGCGCGCGCCTACCGGCAGATTCAGGAGACCTTCACCGACCACTACTCGCCCAGCCTCCAGAACACGCTGTACCGTCTGGGCGAGGCCGTGCTGGACCGCTGCCCCGAAATTTCGCGGGTGTGGTTTCAGTTGCCCAACAAGCACCACCTGCCGTACAACCTGGCACGCTTCGGGCTGGAGAATAACGGCGAGATCTTCCATGTGGACCCCGAACCCTACGGCCTGATGGAAGGCTGGGTCGAGCGCGCGTGAGCGGCGCGGCGACGGGGGCGGGCGGCCTGAGCACCCATGTGCTCGACACCGCGCGGGGCCGCCCGGCCCAGGGGGTGCGCGTCGAACTGTTCGGTCTCGAGGGGGAAGGGCGGCGGGCGCTGGCCGAGGCCGTCACGAACGCCGACGGCCGCACCGACACCCCCCTGATCGCGCGGGGCGAGCTGCGCGCGGGCACCTACGAACTGAGCTTCCATGTCGCGCCGTATTTCAGGGACTTCGGGGCCGCCGCCGATCCGCCTTTTCTGGACGTGGTGACGCTGCGCTTCACGGTGGCCGACCCGGCAGGGCACTACCACGTGCCGCTGGTGGTCACGCCCTGGTCCTACAGCACCTACCGGGGCAGCTGAGACCCGGGTCCGGGCAGACCGCAGCCGCGCCCACAGCCCGCGCCCCGGCGCTGCCCTACAGTGCCTGCATGCCGACCCTGACGGACTTGGCCGCCTGGCTCGGGCGGCGACTGCAAGAAGACCGGACCGTATGGCGGCCAGGCACCCCCGGCGCGCCGGTGCGGCGGCTGGTGCTGGCCCTGGAGCCGGGCGACCTGCCCCCCACGCCGCCCCCCGGCGAGGCGGGCGCGCTGTTCGTTCACCGGGCCTTCCGGCTGGGGGAACGCTGGCCGGCGTGGCCGGTCCTGACCTCGCACGACGGCTTCGACCGCGCCCTGACGACCGGCGAGAACCCGGCCCTGGCCGCGCGCCTGGGTTGGGCCGCGCCGCGCCCCCTGCACTGGAAGGGCCCTGGGGACCGGAGCGCGGCGACCGGCATGGTGGCCGACCCCGGCCTGCCCTGGCCCGAGCTGCTGGCCCAGCTGGACCATGAGTTTGGCGGCCACGAGGCCCTGGTTCCCCCGGCGGACCCCGGCGCACCCGCCCGCGTGGCCGTCATGAACGCCATGCGGCCCGAGCTGCTGCGCGAGGTCCACGGCCGGGGCGTGGGGGTCTACGTGACCGGGCAGCTGCGCCCCGGCGCGGTCGACACGGCGCGCGGGCTGGGGCTGGGGGTGGTGGCGCTGGGCCACCGCCGCAGCGAGGTCTGGGGCCTGCATCAGCTCGCCCGCGAACTGCGCGCCGCCTTCCCCGAACTGGACACCACTGTCCTGGGCGGCCGGGACCCGGGCTGAACTCCTTGCCCTCAGGCGCGGGCCAGCCGCTTGCGGGCGTACATGGCCTGATCGGCGCGCGAGAGCCAGCTGTCCGGCGACTCGCCGACCTCCCGCCGCGCCAGGCCCATGCTGGCCGCCGCGAGCGGAAAGACCCGGCGGACCCCCGTCAGGACGGCAGTGAGCCGGGCCTGCATCTGGGCTTCGCTGGTGTCCGGCATCAGCAGCGCGAATTCGTCGCCGCTGATGCGGTAGGCCCGGCCCCCACCCTGCCTGAAGCCCTCGCCGAACAGCTGCAGCAGCTGATCGCCCGCCGCGTGCCCGTGGGTGTCGTTGACCTGCTTGAGGCCGTCGATGTCGATGACCGCCAGCAGGAAGCCGGCCGCCGCCCCCGCCAGATCGTCCTCGAGCGCGCGGCGGTTGTGCAGGCCGGTCAAGTGGTCGCGGTGGGCCAGTTCGCGCATCAGGCGGCTGCGTTCCTGCTCGTGGGCCAGCTCGTCGCGCGCCCGACTGAACGAGTGGAGCACCGCGAGCAGCGTGCCGTGCGCGAACAGCAGGGTCAGGGGGAGGCCGACGCCCTCGTACGGCCCGGACGACGACGCGCGCGTGGCCCAGGCGTGCGGCAACGTGAGCCCGATGAACAGCGCCAGGCTCAGCGAGGCGAGTCTCAGGGCCAGCCTGGAGGGCCACTGCAGAAACAGGAACACGTAGATGCTGGGCAGGTGCAGGCTGGCCGCCAGCAGCACCATCCCGGACGCCGGATGGTCCGGCAGCACGTACAGCGCCGTCGTCCAGGAGAACAGCAGCAGCGTGATGTAGACCTGCGGCGCGGCCACCAGCAGCAGCCCGCGCAGCCGCGCCGGGCCGAAAAGCGCCAGGAGCCCGAAGCACAGGATCACCAGCAGGATCGCCGCATAGACCGGGGCGCTCAGGTGAAGGAGGCGCAGCAGCAGCAGGCCCACCGCCGCCGACACCGCCGGCATCCACAGCAGCAGGCGGAGCGGGTCGGTCAGCTGCAGCTGGGTGCTCGCCCGGCGAATCACCGGACCGCCGGGCGATGAGAGAGATGAAATCTTCTAGGTAAACGTCGAGTCATTTATTGCTGCCTACCATAGCCCCTGCGGCCTCTCCCCGCTCTGACAATGCCTCTTCGTCGAAAGGGTGAATCTTAATGCAACCCGGGCCTGGACCTGCAAAAGATGAAGGCCACGTCAGGGGCCGGTACGAAGAATGCCCGGCGCAGCGCGCGCCCCTTGTGATAGGCATTAGGCAGTTTTCCCGCCTCCGGCGCGTCCGGTCTTCTTTCCACCTCTTTCCCCAGAACGAGGCCCAGCGATGCGTTCATCCGACCCTGAAGCGAGCCCCAACCCCCACCTCCTGGCCCTGGAGGACATCGAGGCGCTCCTGAGCCGCAGCGCCGTCCTGCACTGGGAAATCGGGGCGCGCAGCCGGATCATGAACCTGCACGACGGCGACGATGTGGGCGGCATCCAGACGGAGGACCTGCTCGCCTGCCTGCCCGGCCGCTACCGGTCCCTGGCCGTCCGGTCCATGATCCGGCTGTTCCTGCGGGGCGGCTTCCTGGACTTCGAGGGCCCGCTGACCCTGGCCTCGGGCAAGGTCTTGTGGGTTCAGCTCACGGCCTACCGCACGCTGGCCGGCGGCCCCCCCCGAAACTGCGCGGGCTGCTGCGCGACGTGACCCAGCGGCACGACGAGCGCACCCAGCTTCTCGAGCAGCGGGGGCTGCTGCGCGCCCTGATGGAACAGACCCTCGTCGGTATCTCGATCAAGGACCGCCAGGGCCGCTTCATCCTCTCGAACTCGGCGGTGCGCGATTTCGCCTCGCCGCGCGACGGCGTGCTGATCGGCAAGACGAACGCCGACCTCTTCCAGCAGGAACTCGCCCAGTTCGCCGCGCAGCTCGACCAGAGCGTTCTGGCGACCGGCGAGGCGGCGGTGAGCGAGATCGACCTCGGGGCCGAGGCGAACCACCGCAGCCTGATGATCAGCAAACTGCCCTACTGGCAGGGCGAGCAGCTCAGCGGCACCGTCACCTTCACCGTGGACGTGACTGCCCGGCGCCAGCTCGAGCGCCAGCTCACGCAGCACTCGGCCGAGCTGGAGGCGCGGGTGCGCGAACGCACGGCCGAGTTGCAGGCCATCAACGACCGCCTGCACTACGCCGCCATGCACGATACCCTCACCGGCCTGCCCAACCGTACCCAGCTCGCCGAGTGGACCCTGGAACTGCTGGGGCGCGCGCCCTGCCCGGACGACCAGCCCCTGTTCGGACTGCTGCTCATCGACCTCGACCACTTCAAGCGCATCAACGACCGTTTCGGACACCTCGGCGGGGACTCGCTGCTGCACGCCCTGGCCCAGCGCCTCGTGCAGAGCCTTCCGGCCGCACGGATCTGCCGGCTGGGCGGCGACGAGTTCGTGGTGCTGCTCGGCGACCTCAACGATCCCGAAGCGGCCGTCCATATCGCCGAGGAACTCCTGACCGAACTGCGGCGGCCCTTCACGCTCGACGGGCGCGAGGTGCAGATCGGCATGAGCATCGGCGTGACCTTCGCCTGGACCCGCCACGCCCGCCTCCAGGACCTGCTCGACGAGGCCGACATGGCGATGTACACCGAAAAGCGCAGCAGCCGCCATGTCCGGGTCTTCGAGCCCTGGATGCGTGAGCGCCACCGCCTGCTGCAGGACATTCAGGACGACCTGCCCGGCGCGGCCGAGCGCGGTGAGCTGTCGGTGGTCTTCCAGCCGGTGGTGGACCTGCGCCGCCGGAAGGTGCAGGGGGCCGAAGCCCTGGTGCGCTGGCGCCACCCCCGCCACGGCCTGATCGGGCCGGCCGAATTCATTCCGGTGGCCGAGACGCAGGGGTACATCACGGCCATCGACCTGTGGGTGCTGCGTGAGGCGGCGCGTCAGCTGCTCCCCCTGATCCGCACGGGGCAGATCCATCAGATCGCGGTGAATTTCTCGGCGCAGCATTTCTCGACCCCGGATTTCGTGGGACGGATCCAGGCGGTGCTGCGCGCGACCGGCCTGCCCCTGAACGCCCTGGTCGTCGAGATCACCGAGAGCATGTTCATGGAAAACCACCAGACGGCCAACCTCGCCCTGCGCGAACTGATCCGTCTGGGGGCCTCGGTGGCGGCCGACGACTTCGGCACCGGGTATTCCTCGCTGGCCTACCTGCAGCGGCTGCCGCTGCGCACCATCAAGATCGACCGGTCCTTCGTGGCGACCTCAGCGCAGCACACCGGCATCGTGCGCTCCATCGTCGAGATTGCGCACACCCTGAACCTGCGCGTGGTCGCCGAGGGCATCGAGACGCCCGCGCAGCTCGGGGTCCTGCGCGACCTGGGCTGCGACTTCGGCCAGGGCTACCTGATCGCGCGGCCCATGTCCGTCGACGACCTGAGCGTCTGGCTGCGCGACTGGGACGCGGCGGCGCTGACCTGACACCTCCTGGCGGCCGGGCCGGACCCGTCCAGAGATCTGTCAGGCACGCGAAGGTAGGGTGAGGCATGGCCGAGCCTTCACGCACCGCGCCCCCGAACGCACGGCGACGACAGTACCTGCTGCTGTCGCTGTGCGTAGCGGTCATCCAGGGCGTGATCCTGCTGCTGT
The genomic region above belongs to Deinococcus gobiensis I-0 and contains:
- a CDS encoding ThuA domain-containing protein — its product is MTQSAPSPRVTVWNEFRHEHENPTVRAIYPDGIHMAIAEGLRAQGVQEVRTATLDEPEHGLTDEVLAQTDVLVWWGHKAHGDVSDAVVEKVVQRVWDGMGLVVLHSGHFSKVFKRLMGTSCDLKWREANDKERLWVVNPAHPIAQGVGEYIELEAEEMYGEHFDIPAPDELIFVSWFSGGEVFRSGCTFTRGSGKIFYFRPGHETYPTYFHSGVRQVIANGARWAAPTASAPRAFGNRQPLETLPEDKQAAERSQEGFR
- a CDS encoding Gfo/Idh/MocA family protein; the encoded protein is MSAPGTGLNVAIVGAGGISQRHFEGYGLAGAKVVAFADPSATIRELREAEWQARGYASFEELLEREDVQAISICTPNAYHAPAALAAIARGVHVLCEKPLSLDLAACDAMIDAAHEAGVVLQTGHHLRSSPLVATAKRLIDEGRIGRITYMRLRQAHDWGGAAQVRGAFGSLAASGGGTLLDNGCHMMDLARNFGGDVQTVFGLMDTLKYDIEVEDTSVVTLRFESGALGSVENAWTATGWEESFAVYGTLGALECSNRLGKARLRFANREGGDTGWADLDESWYEFNGNDSGHRRGVVAFVRSIVEGTPVTCTGEDGRESVRLVLAAYESARSGQTVRLSLD
- the pucL gene encoding factor-independent urate hydroxylase — its product is MSPHPSPTPRPLADLNALSEDAFARHFAGVLEHSPHYARVAARQRPFADAEAAARAFMDAACSGTPEEQLALIRAHPDLAGKAALAGELTAESAGEQASAGLDRLSPEEYAEFGRLNAAYHEKFGLPYVVCVRENDKASIFAGARRRLEHTPEQEREAALREIGRIARLRVLDLITSRDMSEAPRVKVRLGENNYGKADVQLFKVFRDTPRHEVRDVRVRVAMTGDFGAAHVDGDNTGLLATDTVRNTVYALAKTGFAGSVEEFGKELVRHFVAAGPRVQGAFAEFTEHLWSRIEVDGQGHDHSFVRQMPKHTARVEGDGQTFRVTSGIEELYVLKTTRSGWAGYLLDEPYTTLPETTDRVMATFVTARWEYAVAGCDYDDVWARAYRQIQETFTDHYSPSLQNTLYRLGEAVLDRCPEISRVWFQLPNKHHLPYNLARFGLENNGEIFHVDPEPYGLMEGWVERA
- the uraH gene encoding hydroxyisourate hydrolase, with the translated sequence MSGAATGAGGLSTHVLDTARGRPAQGVRVELFGLEGEGRRALAEAVTNADGRTDTPLIARGELRAGTYELSFHVAPYFRDFGAAADPPFLDVVTLRFTVADPAGHYHVPLVVTPWSYSTYRGS
- a CDS encoding Nif3-like dinuclear metal center hexameric protein — its product is MPTLTDLAAWLGRRLQEDRTVWRPGTPGAPVRRLVLALEPGDLPPTPPPGEAGALFVHRAFRLGERWPAWPVLTSHDGFDRALTTGENPALAARLGWAAPRPLHWKGPGDRSAATGMVADPGLPWPELLAQLDHEFGGHEALVPPADPGAPARVAVMNAMRPELLREVHGRGVGVYVTGQLRPGAVDTARGLGLGVVALGHRRSEVWGLHQLARELRAAFPELDTTVLGGRDPG
- a CDS encoding sensor domain-containing diguanylate cyclase — protein: MIRRASTQLQLTDPLRLLLWMPAVSAAVGLLLLRLLHLSAPVYAAILLVILCFGLLALFGPARLRGLLLVAAPQVYITLLLFSWTTALYVLPDHPASGMVLLAASLHLPSIYVFLFLQWPSRLALRLASLSLALFIGLTLPHAWATRASSSGPYEGVGLPLTLLFAHGTLLAVLHSFSRARDELAHEQERSRLMRELAHRDHLTGLHNRRALEDDLAGAAAGFLLAVIDIDGLKQVNDTHGHAAGDQLLQLFGEGFRQGGGRAYRISGDEFALLMPDTSEAQMQARLTAVLTGVRRVFPLAAASMGLARREVGESPDSWLSRADQAMYARKRLARA
- a CDS encoding putative bifunctional diguanylate cyclase/phosphodiesterase, encoding MTQRHDERTQLLEQRGLLRALMEQTLVGISIKDRQGRFILSNSAVRDFASPRDGVLIGKTNADLFQQELAQFAAQLDQSVLATGEAAVSEIDLGAEANHRSLMISKLPYWQGEQLSGTVTFTVDVTARRQLERQLTQHSAELEARVRERTAELQAINDRLHYAAMHDTLTGLPNRTQLAEWTLELLGRAPCPDDQPLFGLLLIDLDHFKRINDRFGHLGGDSLLHALAQRLVQSLPAARICRLGGDEFVVLLGDLNDPEAAVHIAEELLTELRRPFTLDGREVQIGMSIGVTFAWTRHARLQDLLDEADMAMYTEKRSSRHVRVFEPWMRERHRLLQDIQDDLPGAAERGELSVVFQPVVDLRRRKVQGAEALVRWRHPRHGLIGPAEFIPVAETQGYITAIDLWVLREAARQLLPLIRTGQIHQIAVNFSAQHFSTPDFVGRIQAVLRATGLPLNALVVEITESMFMENHQTANLALRELIRLGASVAADDFGTGYSSLAYLQRLPLRTIKIDRSFVATSAQHTGIVRSIVEIAHTLNLRVVAEGIETPAQLGVLRDLGCDFGQGYLIARPMSVDDLSVWLRDWDAAALT